Proteins found in one Primulina eburnea isolate SZY01 chromosome 16, ASM2296580v1, whole genome shotgun sequence genomic segment:
- the LOC140817182 gene encoding uncharacterized protein isoform X1, which produces MALGRKSRKGKEVVQESEAPNVRGLNETDWGRRGRRPRGEARNVNVDREVDQLTRGMGEMELVISRFQNMRPPRFFGNEDGEKAIAWLKSMKRLFNMLEYTPELQLKLAICQLKDRAQLWWETIEDALKESGERVTWDVFCAQFAREYSPPSYYSAKEAEFNRLTQGNMTVVEYASQFSALLAYVPYVASSDRNKLSHFMQGLNRTICTLVVAGAPINYADAVEKAKNVEASLLLAEPQSVHPGFPQSFGGNVPLPVGAPLYPSLLPYQPSQPYQQPKQQSFKDKGKQFKKQTRSSSSSSGSQRGSSVGSPGGVFCDRCGGKHFSTQCTGVQGSCNICGQVGHYARVCPNAARQQSQQPQFGQGFRGQATRPFVPTQSFQQSSYPQPRGPVQQRFPGPQQARVHALTQDQVQDAPGGVIAAGHSRGFDASGGASASGTQ; this is translated from the coding sequence TTAGAGGACTGAACGAGACTGACTGGGGAAGACGAGGTCGTCGTCCTCGGGGTGAAGCACGAAATGTTAATGTTGACCGTGAAGTGGATCAGTTGACGAGAGGAATGGGTGAAATGGAATTAGTGATATCTCGATTTCAGAATATGCGTCCTCCTCGATTCTTTGGGAATGAAGATGGCGAGAAAGCTATAGCGTGGCTAAAGAGTATGAAGCGTTTGTTTAATATGCTGGAGTACACCCCTGAATTGCAACTTAAGTTGGCCATTTGTCAATTAAAGGACCGAGCTCAGTTGTGGTGGGAAACTATTGAGGATGCTTTGAAGGAATCGGGTGAAAGAGTTACTTGGGATGTGTTTTGTGCTCAGTTTGCTCGAGAGTATTCACCGCCTTCTTATTATTCGGCCAAGGAAGCTGAGTTTAATAGATTGACTCAGGGAAATATGACtgttgtagagtatgcctctcAATTCTCAGCGCTTCTTGCCTATGTTCCTTATGTTGCTAGCAGCGATCGGAACAAGCTATCGCATTTTATGCAAGGATTGAATCGAACCATTTGCACTTTGGTAGTAGCTGGAGCACCTATTAATTATGCCGATGCCGTTGAGAAAGCCAAGAATGTGGAGGCGAGTCTACTTTTGGCGGAACCACAGTCAGTTCATCCAGGTTTTCCTCAGAGTTTCGGAGGCAATGTGCCGTTGCCAGTGGGGGCACCACTATACCCATCTTTACTGCCGTACCAGCCTTCGCAGCCTTATCAGCAACCAAAGCAGCAAAGCTTTAAGGACAAaggaaagcagttcaagaaaCAGACTCGtagcagttcttctagttccGGCAGTCAGCGTGGAAGCTCAGTTGGGTCCCCAGGTGGAGTATTTTGTGATCGTTGTGGTGGTAAGCATTTCAGTACTCAGTGTACGGGAGTTCAAGGATCTTGTAATATCTGTGGGCAAGTTGGACATTATGCTAGAGTATGTCCGAATGCAGCAAGACAACAATCTCAGCAACCTCAGTTTGGTCAAGGTTTTAGAGGACAAGCAACTAGGCCTTTTGTTCCGACTCAGTCTTTTCAGCAATCTAGCTATCCTCAGCCTAGAGGTCCGGTTCAGCAACGTTTCCCAGGGCCACAGCAGGCTCGAGTTCATGCTTTAACCCAGGATCAAGTTCAAGACGCACCGGGCGGAGTTATCGCAG
- the LOC140817182 gene encoding uncharacterized protein isoform X2: MALGRKSRKGKEVVQESEAPNVRGLNETDWGRRGRRPRGEARNVNVDREVDQLTRGMGEMELVISRFQNMRPPRFFGNEDGEKAIAWLKSMKRLFNMLEYTPELQLKLAICQLKDRAQLWWETIEDALKESGERVTWDVFCAQFAREYSPPSYYSAKEAEFNRLTQGNMTVVEYASQFSALLAYVPYVASSDRNKLSHFMQGLNRTICTLVVAGAPINYADAVEKAKNVEASLLLAEPQSVHPGFPQSFGGNVPLPVGAPLYPSLLPYQPSQPYQQPKQQSFKDKGKQFKKQTRSSSSSSGSQRGSSVGSPGGVFCDRCGGKHFSTQCTGVQGSCNICGQVGHYARVCPNAARQQSQQPQFGQGFRGQATRPFVPTQSFQQSSYPQPRGPVQQRFPGPQQARVHALTQDQVQDAPGGVIAGHSRGFDASGGASASGTQ, translated from the coding sequence TTAGAGGACTGAACGAGACTGACTGGGGAAGACGAGGTCGTCGTCCTCGGGGTGAAGCACGAAATGTTAATGTTGACCGTGAAGTGGATCAGTTGACGAGAGGAATGGGTGAAATGGAATTAGTGATATCTCGATTTCAGAATATGCGTCCTCCTCGATTCTTTGGGAATGAAGATGGCGAGAAAGCTATAGCGTGGCTAAAGAGTATGAAGCGTTTGTTTAATATGCTGGAGTACACCCCTGAATTGCAACTTAAGTTGGCCATTTGTCAATTAAAGGACCGAGCTCAGTTGTGGTGGGAAACTATTGAGGATGCTTTGAAGGAATCGGGTGAAAGAGTTACTTGGGATGTGTTTTGTGCTCAGTTTGCTCGAGAGTATTCACCGCCTTCTTATTATTCGGCCAAGGAAGCTGAGTTTAATAGATTGACTCAGGGAAATATGACtgttgtagagtatgcctctcAATTCTCAGCGCTTCTTGCCTATGTTCCTTATGTTGCTAGCAGCGATCGGAACAAGCTATCGCATTTTATGCAAGGATTGAATCGAACCATTTGCACTTTGGTAGTAGCTGGAGCACCTATTAATTATGCCGATGCCGTTGAGAAAGCCAAGAATGTGGAGGCGAGTCTACTTTTGGCGGAACCACAGTCAGTTCATCCAGGTTTTCCTCAGAGTTTCGGAGGCAATGTGCCGTTGCCAGTGGGGGCACCACTATACCCATCTTTACTGCCGTACCAGCCTTCGCAGCCTTATCAGCAACCAAAGCAGCAAAGCTTTAAGGACAAaggaaagcagttcaagaaaCAGACTCGtagcagttcttctagttccGGCAGTCAGCGTGGAAGCTCAGTTGGGTCCCCAGGTGGAGTATTTTGTGATCGTTGTGGTGGTAAGCATTTCAGTACTCAGTGTACGGGAGTTCAAGGATCTTGTAATATCTGTGGGCAAGTTGGACATTATGCTAGAGTATGTCCGAATGCAGCAAGACAACAATCTCAGCAACCTCAGTTTGGTCAAGGTTTTAGAGGACAAGCAACTAGGCCTTTTGTTCCGACTCAGTCTTTTCAGCAATCTAGCTATCCTCAGCCTAGAGGTCCGGTTCAGCAACGTTTCCCAGGGCCACAGCAGGCTCGAGTTCATGCTTTAACCCAGGATCAAGTTCAAGACGCACCGGGCGGAGTTATCGCAG